The following proteins come from a genomic window of Dreissena polymorpha isolate Duluth1 chromosome 1, UMN_Dpol_1.0, whole genome shotgun sequence:
- the LOC127839149 gene encoding uncharacterized protein LOC127839149: MLRNKSLWDATDGDRCEICLVNKHLKVSFDGHDLTRESQASCARKIRTCCSCMRNSYINPVKCHTCGQTIEPVINAKWGALLLAGFDTRNGRLFIEDINRFKEVITSTVLPAMSISQYNIITVVPDTENGTCATGQIDIAFEKLRAMDITTLLFVYSGHKGPHDDLGQEDDNSLHIGPNEYFPLARLNDKLNTWKRDKPQFNKVIAFFDCCFPEQLKLESPLKLIQFNPTARTERVNAFQNKGSPFLQLVLQAFTATANGGICIYKDCECSKHLHGDFITLDDLWKYLNEHDQRGHVLGIDQSSQYLKSKFADIISIEIYTGPRTKHIQEIETLEQLMLAWTSKRILRCTARLLYNINVGKPVGRCLKDVLEIRTLHQTALYKCSLTDKHLTKSDLVRYRAMVEKLDKTSGYLKEYLHALDMIIHHTQETRFQDNRLDITFLDLPNRFTLVHMSLVQTTGV; encoded by the exons ATGCTTAGAAACAAATCTCTTTGGGACGCAACAGATGGCGATCGCTGTGAAATATGCTTGGTGAATAAACACTTAAAAG TTAGTTTTGATGGACATGATTTAACACGCGAGTCTCAGGCAAGTTGCGCACGTAAGATCCGCACCTGCTGCTCCTGTATGAGGAACTCTTACATCAACCCAGTCAAGTGTCACACGTGTGGGCAAACCATTGAACCGGTTATAA ATGCAAAATGGGGAGCCTTGCTTCTAGCTGGCTTTGATACAAGAAATGGAAGATTGTTTATTGAAGACATCAATCGATTTAAAGAAGTAATTACCTCGACGGTTCTTCCAGCAATGAGTATCAG CCAATACAATATCATCACTGTTGTTCCTGATACAGAAAATGGAACATGCGCCACTGGGCAGATAGATATCGCTTTTGAGAAGCTTCGAGCGATGGATATAACAACATTGCTGTTTGTGTACTCAGGGCACAAAGGGCCACACGATGACTTAGGACAGGAAGATGACAACAGTCTACACATTGGCCCTAATGAATACTTTCCGCTAGCACGGTTAAATGACAAATTGAACACATGGAAAAGAGACAAGCCGCAGTTCAACAAAGTGATTGCCTTTTTTGACTGTTGTTTCCCTGAACAATTGAAATTAGAAAGTCCTCTAAAGCTTATTCAATTCAATCCAACGGCGCGGACGGAAAGGGTAAATGCTTTCCAAAACAAGGGAAGTCCGTTTTTGCAGCTTGTTCTTCAAGCCTTTACGGCAACTGCTAACGGTGGTATATGCATTTATAAAGATTGTGAATGCAGCAAACATCTTCATGGAGATTTTATCACTCTGGATGATTTGTGGAAATATCTAAACGAGCATGATCAAAGAG GGCACGTGCTTGGCATAGATCAAAGCAGCCAGTATCTGAAGTCTAAGTTTGCTGACATAATCAGCATCGAAATATATACTGGACCGAGAACCAAACATATTCAAGAAATTGAAACGCTCGAACAGTTGATGTTAGCATGGACCTCAAAGCGGATTTTGAGATGCACTGCCCGCCTATTGTACAACATAAACGTGGGGAAACCCGTAGGTCGATGCTTAAAGGACGTCCTAGAAATAAGGACTCTGCATCAAACAGCGCTTTACAAATGCAGCCTGACG GACAAACATTTGACGAAGTCAGATCTAGTGAGATATAGAGCAATGGTGGAGAAGCTGGATAAAACTAGCGGatatttaaaagaatacttaCACGCCCTGGATATGATTATTCATCACACACAGGAAACCCGG TTTCAAGACAACCGTTTGGACATTACATTTCTTGATTTGCCCAATCGCTTCACCTTGGTCCACATGAGTCTTGTACAGACGACTGGCGTTTAG
- the LOC127834928 gene encoding uncharacterized protein LOC127834928, with amino-acid sequence MATVNEDINPQRLDDDMCRRALNRAHKKVVAEMDPDVVLNGLRNSGFLPQGEYEDLMNLITLPMKCRLLVNKISQGGNGAYFEFKKCLRATNHEQLVIELELKEVEIISEMTRYTELQNERSSRRNNEFTLYERMETDDQTIPPAPALQRSALYGIRRDQEFVQTITKDLHNGRLIELTKEMVEELKSPGVSEQGHRGGFGTVYISKDQVPGFNLRVVLKEINAKQKDGNLSQKLGSVTNEKIAARLMHFAIVPLLAYHDDHHNEKYYFISPYLENGDLFEAIAHDRLYSSAVKLNWEIRIKIMYQIACGIDFMHTGNKFRGTILHMDIKSKNVVLDAKFNARLIDFGLARELKEGDEKLLLTALPVGTPGYFPTVRHNLLTKQHDFHNFGVVLRELLTGLEPSEKEEGVDFRNWHKSLILRKKKTGKLCTTS; translated from the exons ATGGCCACAGTTAACGAGGACATTAATCCGCAGAGACTCG ACGATGACATGTGTCGTCGAGCTCTGAACAGGGCTCACAAGAAGGTTGTTGCTGAGATGGACCCTGATGTTGTGCTGAACGGACTCAGGAATTCTGGGTTTCTGCCACAAGGAGAATATGAGGACCTAATG AATTTGATCACACTGCCGATGAAATGTCGCCTCCTTGTGAATAAAATTAGTCAAGGTGGCAACGGAGCGTACTTCGAGTTCAAGAAATGTCTTCGAGCAACAAATCATGAACAATTAGTAATAGAGCTCGAGTTAAAAGAAGTTGAAATAATATCTGAGATGACAAGATATACTGAGCTACAGAATGAAAGATCAAGTAGACGAAATAATGAGTTCACATTGTATGAAAG GATGGAAACTGACGATCAAACAATACCACCTGCACCAGCGTTGCAAAGAAGTGCTTTGTATGGTATACGTCGTGACCAAGAATTTGTCCAAACCATAACCAAAGACCTCCATAACGGGAGACTTATTGAGCTGACCAAGGAGATGGTGGAAGAGTTGAAGAGTCCGGGTGTCAGTGAACAAGGACATCGGGGCGGATTCGGCACTGTCtacatat ctaaagatCAAGTTCCCGGATTCAATTTGAGAGTCGTCCTCAAAGAAATAAATGCGAAACAGAAAGATGGGAATTTGTCACAAAAATTAGGATCTGTAACAAAT GAAAAGATTGCAGCACGGCTGATGCATTTTGCTATTGTTCCTCTTCTGGCATATCATGACGATCATCATAATGA GAAATACTACTTTATTTCGCCTTATCTTGAGAATGGAGATCTGTTCGAAGCTATCGCACATGACAGACTATATTCGTCTGCTGTTAAACTAAATTGGGAAATCCGGATAAAGATCATGTACCAGATTGCTTGTGGAATAGACTTTATGCACACCGGCAATAAATTCAG GGGAACAATATTACACATGGATATTAAATCAAAGAACGTTGTTTTGGATGCCAAATTCAACGCTAGATTGATTGATTTTGGCCTGGCACGAGAGTTGAAAGAAGGCGATGAAAAGTTGTTGTTGACAGCCTTACCTGTTGGAACACCTGGGTACTTTCCGACTGTTAGACATAATTTACTAACAAAACAACATGACTTTCACAACTTCGGAGTAG TTTTGCGCGAGTTGTTGACAGGTCTTGAACCATCTGAAAAGGAAGAGGGGGTTGACTTTCGAAATTGGCACAAGAGTTTAatattaagaaagaaaaaaacaggTAAATTGTGTACGACTTCATAA